One segment of Pseudomonas pohangensis DNA contains the following:
- a CDS encoding alpha/beta fold hydrolase, translated as MPVAQINQQHIYFEDSGGDGLPLILAHGFLMDQQMFAPQVAALSPEFRVITWDERGFGQTECDGQPFTYWDSARDCLGLLDYLGIEKAVVGGMSQGGFLSLRVALLAPQRVLGLLLLNTQAGPEDPTHVEGYRLLMHSWVEQGLTDEQAQYVASIILAEPQQNAHWIAKWKARTNLQSLIAATECLLGREDITGRLGEISVPALVVHGTADNAIPVARAETLCAGLVNSQPLVLVEGAAHAANLTHAEQVNPPIVDFLRRLQAGR; from the coding sequence ATGCCTGTTGCACAGATCAACCAGCAGCACATCTATTTCGAGGACAGCGGTGGTGACGGGCTGCCTCTGATTCTCGCTCACGGCTTCCTGATGGATCAGCAGATGTTTGCCCCGCAGGTGGCGGCGCTGAGTCCGGAGTTCCGCGTGATCACCTGGGATGAACGTGGTTTCGGTCAGACCGAGTGCGATGGACAGCCATTTACCTACTGGGATTCGGCGCGGGACTGCCTGGGCTTGCTTGATTATCTGGGCATAGAAAAGGCGGTGGTTGGCGGCATGTCGCAGGGCGGCTTTCTGTCCTTGCGCGTGGCCTTGCTGGCACCGCAGCGAGTGCTCGGTCTGCTACTGCTGAATACCCAGGCCGGCCCCGAAGACCCGACGCATGTGGAAGGTTACCGGCTGTTGATGCACAGCTGGGTAGAACAGGGGCTGACCGATGAACAGGCGCAGTACGTCGCCAGTATCATCCTCGCCGAGCCGCAGCAGAATGCCCACTGGATCGCCAAGTGGAAAGCGCGCACCAACCTGCAGTCGCTGATCGCTGCAACCGAGTGTCTGCTCGGGCGCGAAGACATCACCGGGCGTCTGGGCGAAATCAGTGTGCCGGCACTGGTAGTGCATGGCACGGCGGACAATGCCATCCCGGTAGCGCGGGCCGAGACGCTCTGCGCGGGCTTGGTCAACAGTCAGCCGTTGGTATTGGTGGAGGGCGCGGCGCATGCGGCCAACCTGACCCATGCGGAGCAGGTCAATCCGCCGATTGTGGATTTCTTGCGGCGGCTGCAGGCCGGGCGCTGA
- a CDS encoding 4a-hydroxytetrahydrobiopterin dehydratase yields the protein MNPLSRSSCEACSAGSKALSAEQCTALLQQLPGWQLSSTDGMAQLSKTYLFSNFSQALAFSNQVGSISEAQNHHPQLVTEWGKVTVRWWTHALAGLHRNDFIMAARTDDLAQHAEGLKSS from the coding sequence ATGAACCCTTTAAGCCGCAGTTCCTGCGAAGCCTGCAGCGCAGGCAGCAAAGCACTCTCGGCGGAGCAATGCACAGCACTGCTGCAGCAACTGCCTGGGTGGCAGCTGAGCAGCACTGACGGCATGGCGCAATTGAGTAAAACCTACCTGTTCAGCAATTTCAGCCAGGCGCTGGCCTTCAGCAATCAGGTCGGCAGCATCAGCGAAGCACAGAATCATCATCCGCAACTGGTCACCGAGTGGGGCAAGGTGACGGTCCGCTGGTGGACCCATGCGCTGGCCGGTCTGCACAGGAACGATTTCATCATGGCTGCCCGCACTGATGACCTGGCTCAGCATGCCGAGGGACTGAAGAGCAGCTGA
- a CDS encoding C40 family peptidase, protein MLNRTAPLVPLLFTLLLTACAGNTSRAPVAAYVPPPAAELEQDQVADLIDDKSYELPSLADSILDRGFELVGTPYRYGGASTKTGFDCSGFIGYLFREEAGITLPRSTREMINLDAPLVARKDLEPGDIIFFNNRGRGRVSHAGIYIGDDQFIHSASRHSGVRVDSLSDRYWRSSYIEAKRVLDLAALHTGPSHR, encoded by the coding sequence ATGTTAAATCGCACTGCACCCCTCGTGCCTTTGCTCTTCACTTTGCTCCTCACGGCCTGCGCGGGGAACACCAGTCGTGCCCCTGTTGCTGCATATGTACCGCCGCCTGCAGCCGAGCTTGAACAGGATCAGGTGGCGGACCTGATAGATGACAAGAGCTATGAACTGCCAAGTCTGGCCGACAGTATTCTCGACCGCGGCTTCGAGCTGGTAGGTACCCCTTACCGCTATGGTGGTGCCTCGACCAAGACCGGTTTTGATTGCAGCGGCTTCATCGGCTATCTGTTCCGCGAAGAAGCGGGTATCACCCTTCCCCGTTCAACGCGCGAGATGATCAATCTGGATGCCCCGTTGGTGGCACGCAAGGATCTCGAGCCGGGCGACATCATTTTCTTCAATAACCGCGGCCGTGGTCGCGTCAGTCACGCCGGTATTTATATTGGTGATGACCAGTTCATTCATTCGGCAAGCCGTCACAGCGGTGTGCGGGTTGACAGCCTGTCTGATCGTTACTGGCGCAGCAGTTACATCGAAGCCAAGCGCGTTCTCGATCTGGCTGCCCTGCACACCGGGCCGTCACACCGCTGA
- a CDS encoding N-acyl-D-amino-acid deacylase family protein has product MFDVLIKNGLFFDGTGAPGAIRHIGIRDGKVAAISSTPLDETACPQVIDASQRWVTPGFVDMHTHYDAELVAAPALKESIRHGVTTVMIGSCSISMVLSGAEDCSDLFTRVESVPREHVLPLLKERKTWSSAREYAAFLDQHPLGPNICSFLGHSDLRVAVLGLARSVDASYKPGEAELQRMEQLLEEALDEGLLGLSSMTNPWDKLDGDRERSKSLPSVYAPWREYARLNKVLRRRQRIHQGAPNLVTKLNVLAFLWDSMGLWLRKPLKTTLITLMDVKADPWLAPMLGPLTRWVNRLTRADFRWQTLPVPFETYADGMEFVVFEEFPAGEAALHLVSHDLRSELFRDPQYRRRFREDVDKRFGPRVWHRDFDDAWIVACPDQSVVGKSVGELARQRNQHPGDLFLDLLVEHGPQLRWRTVLANHRPEVVKKLVAEPSTLIGFADSGAHIRNMAFYNFALRLLKLVRDAGLSGKPVMPIEKAVWRLTGELGQWFGVDAGVLAVGKRADLVVLDPQRLDDSLGQYHEAPMEAFGGLQRMVNRGSAVDCVLINGCVAFADEQFADDLGKTRGFGQFLRAG; this is encoded by the coding sequence ATGTTCGATGTACTGATCAAGAACGGCCTTTTCTTCGACGGCACCGGGGCACCTGGCGCCATCCGCCACATCGGCATTCGCGACGGCAAAGTCGCTGCGATCAGCTCAACCCCGCTGGATGAAACGGCTTGCCCGCAGGTAATCGACGCCAGCCAACGCTGGGTCACACCGGGCTTTGTCGACATGCACACCCATTACGATGCCGAGCTGGTGGCCGCCCCGGCACTCAAGGAATCGATCCGCCACGGCGTGACCACGGTGATGATCGGCAGCTGCTCGATCAGCATGGTGCTATCCGGCGCCGAAGACTGCTCCGACCTGTTCACCCGCGTCGAATCGGTACCGCGTGAGCATGTATTGCCATTGCTCAAGGAACGCAAGACCTGGAGCAGCGCCCGCGAGTACGCTGCTTTTCTTGACCAGCACCCGCTGGGGCCGAATATCTGTTCCTTCCTCGGCCACTCCGACCTGCGGGTGGCGGTGCTCGGCCTGGCGCGCTCGGTGGATGCCAGCTACAAGCCGGGCGAAGCAGAGCTGCAACGCATGGAGCAGCTGCTCGAAGAAGCCCTTGATGAAGGCCTGCTCGGGCTGTCGAGCATGACCAACCCCTGGGACAAGCTGGACGGTGACCGCGAGCGCTCCAAGTCGCTGCCGTCTGTCTATGCCCCCTGGCGCGAATACGCACGGCTGAACAAGGTGCTGCGCCGCCGCCAGCGCATTCATCAGGGCGCACCGAACCTGGTGACCAAGCTCAACGTGCTGGCCTTCCTCTGGGACAGCATGGGCCTGTGGCTGCGCAAGCCGCTGAAAACCACGCTGATCACCCTGATGGATGTCAAGGCGGATCCCTGGCTGGCACCGATGCTCGGCCCGCTGACGCGCTGGGTGAACCGCCTGACGCGGGCCGATTTCCGCTGGCAGACGTTGCCGGTGCCGTTCGAGACCTATGCCGACGGCATGGAATTCGTGGTCTTCGAGGAGTTTCCCGCCGGCGAGGCAGCGCTGCATCTGGTCAGTCATGATCTGCGCAGCGAACTGTTTCGCGATCCGCAATATCGCCGGCGCTTCCGCGAGGACGTCGACAAGCGCTTCGGCCCGCGTGTCTGGCACCGCGACTTTGACGATGCCTGGATAGTCGCCTGCCCGGATCAGAGTGTGGTCGGCAAAAGCGTTGGCGAACTGGCGCGGCAGCGCAACCAGCACCCCGGTGACCTGTTCCTGGACCTGCTGGTCGAACATGGCCCGCAGTTGCGCTGGCGCACCGTGCTGGCCAACCATCGTCCCGAAGTGGTGAAAAAACTGGTGGCAGAGCCAAGCACGCTGATCGGTTTTGCCGACTCCGGCGCACACATCCGCAACATGGCTTTCTACAATTTTGCCCTGCGCTTGCTCAAGCTGGTGCGCGATGCCGGGTTGAGCGGCAAGCCGGTGATGCCGATCGAGAAAGCCGTGTGGCGGCTGACCGGCGAGCTGGGGCAGTGGTTTGGTGTGGATGCCGGGGTGCTGGCGGTGGGTAAGCGCGCCGATCTGGTGGTACTCGATCCACAGCGGCTCGACGACAGCCTCGGCCAGTACCATGAAGCACCGATGGAGGCCTTTGGCGGACTGCAGCGCATGGTCAATCGCGGTTCTGCGGTGGATTGCGTGCTGATCAACGGCTGCGTGGCTTTTGCCGATGAGCAGTTTGCCGACGATCTGGGCAAGACCCGCGGCTTTGGCCAGTTCCTGCGCGCCGGTTAA
- a CDS encoding class I SAM-dependent methyltransferase: MSNRTLNLDDALYGYLLDVSLRETPLQQRLREETAALPVAQWQIAPEQGQFMALLVQLSGARRLLEIGTFTGYSALSMAMALPEDGHLLCCDIDQQYTDIARRYWKEAGVAGRIELRLAPALETLGALVREGKAGSFDLIFVDADKANYPAYLEHALILARSGGLILFDNTLWSGRVLESRPETADTRAIQSLNRRLKVDQRVDISLLPLGDGLTLCRKR, encoded by the coding sequence ATGAGCAATCGCACGCTGAATCTGGATGATGCACTTTACGGCTATCTGCTGGATGTCTCCCTGCGCGAGACGCCGCTGCAGCAGCGCCTGCGCGAGGAAACCGCCGCATTGCCGGTGGCCCAGTGGCAAATTGCCCCCGAACAGGGGCAGTTCATGGCGCTTCTGGTACAGCTGAGCGGTGCGCGGCGGCTGCTCGAAATAGGCACTTTTACCGGCTACAGCGCCTTGAGCATGGCAATGGCGCTGCCGGAAGACGGCCATCTGCTGTGCTGCGACATTGACCAGCAGTACACCGACATTGCCCGGCGTTACTGGAAGGAAGCCGGCGTTGCCGGGCGCATCGAGTTGCGTCTGGCCCCCGCGCTTGAAACCCTCGGCGCGCTGGTGCGTGAGGGCAAGGCGGGCAGCTTTGACCTGATATTCGTGGATGCCGACAAGGCCAATTATCCGGCCTATCTGGAGCATGCCCTGATTCTGGCGCGCAGCGGCGGACTGATTCTGTTCGACAACACCCTGTGGAGCGGCCGGGTGCTGGAGAGCCGCCCGGAGACGGCGGATACGCGCGCGATCCAGTCCCTCAACCGGCGCCTCAAGGTGGATCAGCGCGTGGATATTTCGCTGTTGCCACTGGGGGACGGGCTGACGCTCTGCCGCAAACGCTGA
- the ttcA gene encoding tRNA 2-thiocytidine(32) synthetase TtcA codes for MGELSVNQNKLQKRLRRLAGEAIADFSMIEDGDKVMVCLSGGKDSYTMLDILLYLQKVAPIRFELVAVNMDQKQPGFPEHVLPQYLASIGVAYHVIEKDTYSVVKEKIPEGKTTCSLCSRLRRGTLYTYADEIGATKMALGHHRDDILETFFLNMFYGGTLKAMPPKLRADDGRNVVIRPLAYCSEKDIEAYSQLKAFPIIPCNLCGSQENLQRQVVKDMLLEWERKSPGRTEIMFRALQNVVPSQLADRKLFDFNSLKIDETATPRFVDVMNL; via the coding sequence ATGGGCGAGCTTTCGGTAAACCAGAACAAATTGCAGAAGCGGCTGCGCCGCCTTGCCGGTGAGGCAATTGCCGACTTCAGCATGATCGAGGACGGCGACAAGGTGATGGTCTGCCTGTCGGGTGGCAAGGACAGTTACACCATGCTCGATATCCTGCTGTATTTGCAGAAGGTGGCACCCATCCGCTTCGAGCTGGTAGCAGTCAACATGGACCAGAAGCAGCCGGGCTTTCCCGAGCATGTACTGCCGCAGTACCTGGCCTCGATCGGCGTTGCCTACCATGTCATCGAGAAGGACACCTACTCGGTGGTCAAGGAGAAGATTCCGGAAGGCAAGACCACCTGTTCGCTCTGCTCACGCCTGCGCCGCGGCACCCTGTATACCTATGCCGACGAGATCGGTGCGACCAAGATGGCGCTCGGCCACCACCGCGATGACATTCTGGAAACCTTTTTTCTCAACATGTTCTACGGTGGCACCCTCAAGGCCATGCCGCCCAAACTGCGCGCCGATGACGGGCGCAACGTGGTGATCCGGCCACTGGCCTATTGCAGCGAGAAGGACATCGAGGCGTACTCCCAGCTCAAGGCCTTTCCGATCATTCCGTGCAATCTGTGCGGTTCGCAGGAGAACCTGCAGCGTCAGGTGGTCAAGGACATGCTGCTGGAATGGGAGCGCAAGTCGCCGGGGCGCACCGAGATCATGTTCCGCGCCCTGCAGAATGTGGTGCCCTCGCAACTGGCCGACCGCAAGCTGTTCGACTTCAATAGCCTGAAGATCGACGAAACGGCTACGCCGCGCTTTGTCGATGTGATGAATCTCTGA
- a CDS encoding CvfB family protein has protein sequence MALIGRFNSLQVIKHTDFGLYLDGGPDGEILLPNRYVPKGEPSEDGDWLNVFLYLDSEDRLIATTERPKIQVGGFASLKVAAINSIGLFLDWGLPKDLLLPHSEEKRPLQVGDYCVVHAYLDKRSKRITATARLDRYLDLVPASYAVGEEVELLVVEKTDLGFKAIINGKHWGLIHKNEVFRFLRPGMQEKGFIRELRTDGKISLSLQPVGQALGDLGEQILEALRQNDGRIEVGDKSPPELVAKLFGVSKGNFKKAIGGLYKRGLIVIQDDCIALV, from the coding sequence ATGGCGCTGATAGGTCGATTCAACTCGCTGCAGGTGATCAAACATACGGACTTCGGTCTTTACCTCGATGGCGGGCCGGACGGAGAAATTCTCTTGCCCAACCGCTACGTGCCCAAGGGCGAACCGAGCGAGGACGGTGACTGGCTCAACGTGTTTCTCTACCTCGACAGCGAGGACCGGCTGATAGCCACCACCGAGCGGCCGAAAATCCAGGTCGGTGGTTTCGCCAGCCTTAAGGTGGCGGCGATCAACAGCATCGGCCTGTTTCTCGACTGGGGTCTGCCCAAGGACCTGCTCTTGCCGCACTCCGAAGAAAAGCGTCCGTTGCAGGTAGGCGACTACTGTGTGGTGCACGCCTATCTCGACAAGCGCAGCAAGCGCATCACTGCCACGGCGCGGCTCGATCGTTACCTGGACCTGGTGCCGGCCAGCTATGCAGTTGGAGAGGAAGTCGAGTTGCTGGTGGTGGAGAAAACCGACCTCGGTTTCAAGGCCATCATCAATGGCAAGCATTGGGGGCTGATTCACAAGAACGAGGTGTTCCGGTTTCTGCGCCCGGGCATGCAGGAGAAGGGTTTCATTCGCGAATTGCGCACTGACGGCAAGATCAGTCTGAGCCTGCAGCCGGTTGGCCAGGCGCTGGGCGATCTGGGTGAGCAGATACTCGAGGCGCTACGTCAGAATGACGGCCGGATTGAAGTGGGCGACAAGAGTCCGCCTGAGCTGGTGGCCAAACTGTTCGGGGTCAGCAAGGGTAACTTCAAAAAGGCTATCGGCGGCTTGTACAAGCGCGGCCTGATCGTCATTCAGGACGATTGCATCGCGCTGGTCTGA
- a CDS encoding LTA synthase family protein, which produces MKPLGHLLSSRSLSGLALISLLVGVPLFSRHSLGWWDHAGVVSDLGIGLLLALLLFNRSRLLVAIVLAAWAVMLVGSVELVAAVGRMPEPGDLQYLLDPQFVGNTTHGGKIAHPLLLAALAGGILLCVLLGGHRQAAALPRWLYLLPAALLGGHALDQFQAPSEAAQWQQFNLPHKLLAEELSAAQRKIEGWLSPDDSLQAADMLPLTALDLSGSPLLESKGKARNVLIITLEGIPGAYIATSRAALSSSYPLDPMPKLSQWAARAMTTPDYVLHGHQTIRGLYAMLCGDYNKFDSGTPKGLELLNNPQRAAQCLPAQLHAAGYSTHFLQGAGLRFMAKDRIMPQMGFDKTLGRNWFPNKAYIDFPWGMDDKAFFEGTLLYVKQLRKKKQPWMLTLMTVGTHQPYSAPDAYLQRYPDAKTAAIAYLDDAVASFLSALERQGVLKDTLVIITSDESHGIEKQRLASAWGFNLLLAPEQAQLPAVKSGVYGHVDLTATILDYLRLPMPENISGRSLLRNYSSGRQMLSYTNGMLRKHDGQGHFIECDFQQICRSYASSGFIADQARFLGRSSRHEGRLLAQQSSQLDQSLLSGEAPRQYQFATRERINLKQTSRDDWADNLIGAQYLELPKGSHTTVKLSIRALNPSATGALFQLKTKEFDREVQLPIPALPVLDYGTPMQVSFGFDNDEGRKAFSFHLLAQGQGAIEISDFSINTELLAPLVPGSISLDSSSQ; this is translated from the coding sequence GTGAAGCCTCTCGGTCACCTGCTGTCATCCCGCAGTCTCTCCGGGCTGGCACTGATCAGCCTGCTGGTCGGGGTGCCGCTGTTCAGCCGCCATTCGCTGGGCTGGTGGGATCATGCCGGCGTGGTCTCCGATCTGGGCATTGGCCTGCTATTGGCGTTGCTGCTGTTCAACCGTTCCCGGCTGCTGGTAGCCATCGTGCTGGCCGCCTGGGCTGTCATGCTGGTGGGCAGCGTTGAGCTGGTGGCCGCAGTGGGGCGCATGCCGGAACCGGGCGACCTGCAATACCTGCTGGATCCGCAGTTCGTCGGCAACACCACCCACGGCGGCAAGATTGCCCATCCGCTGCTGTTGGCTGCACTGGCCGGCGGCATACTGCTCTGTGTGCTGCTGGGTGGCCACCGGCAAGCTGCGGCCCTGCCCCGCTGGCTGTACCTGCTGCCCGCCGCCTTGCTCGGCGGGCATGCTCTCGATCAATTTCAGGCACCGAGCGAAGCCGCACAGTGGCAACAGTTCAACCTGCCGCACAAATTGCTCGCCGAAGAACTCAGCGCCGCACAGCGCAAGATTGAAGGCTGGCTGAGCCCCGATGACAGCCTGCAAGCGGCGGACATGCTGCCGCTGACAGCCCTCGACCTGTCCGGCAGCCCGCTGCTGGAAAGCAAGGGCAAAGCCCGCAACGTACTGATCATTACCCTGGAAGGCATACCCGGTGCCTATATCGCCACCAGCCGTGCGGCGTTGAGCAGCAGCTACCCGCTCGATCCGATGCCCAAACTGAGCCAGTGGGCGGCCCGTGCCATGACCACACCGGACTATGTCCTGCACGGTCACCAGACCATCCGCGGCCTGTACGCGATGCTCTGCGGCGATTACAACAAGTTCGACTCCGGCACACCGAAAGGGCTCGAACTGCTGAACAATCCGCAACGCGCCGCCCAGTGCTTGCCGGCACAGCTGCATGCCGCAGGTTACAGCACCCACTTCCTGCAGGGCGCCGGGCTGCGCTTCATGGCCAAGGATCGCATCATGCCGCAGATGGGGTTTGACAAAACCCTGGGCCGCAACTGGTTCCCCAACAAGGCGTATATCGATTTCCCCTGGGGCATGGACGACAAGGCGTTTTTCGAAGGAACGCTGCTTTACGTGAAACAGTTGCGCAAGAAAAAGCAGCCCTGGATGCTCACCCTGATGACGGTGGGCACCCATCAGCCCTACTCAGCACCGGATGCTTATCTGCAGCGCTACCCGGACGCCAAGACTGCAGCCATTGCCTATCTGGACGATGCCGTTGCCAGCTTCCTCAGCGCACTGGAGCGCCAGGGAGTACTCAAGGACACCCTGGTGATCATCACATCCGATGAATCCCACGGCATTGAAAAGCAGCGCCTGGCATCCGCCTGGGGCTTCAACCTGCTTCTCGCCCCGGAACAGGCACAGTTGCCGGCAGTGAAATCCGGGGTCTACGGGCATGTCGACCTGACCGCCACAATACTCGACTACCTGAGACTGCCGATGCCGGAAAATATCAGCGGTCGCTCGCTGCTGCGCAACTACAGCAGTGGCCGTCAGATGCTTTCCTACACCAACGGCATGTTGCGCAAGCACGATGGTCAGGGTCACTTCATCGAATGTGATTTCCAGCAGATCTGCCGCAGCTATGCCAGCAGCGGCTTCATTGCCGATCAGGCACGCTTTCTCGGACGTAGCAGCAGGCACGAGGGCCGTTTGCTGGCACAGCAGAGCAGCCAGCTCGACCAGTCACTGCTCAGCGGTGAGGCGCCCCGGCAATACCAGTTCGCCACCCGTGAACGCATCAATCTGAAACAAACCAGTCGCGATGACTGGGCCGACAATCTGATTGGCGCACAGTATCTGGAGCTGCCCAAAGGCTCCCACACCACGGTAAAACTGAGCATTCGTGCGCTTAATCCCAGCGCCACGGGTGCACTGTTCCAGCTCAAGACCAAGGAGTTCGACCGCGAAGTACAACTGCCGATTCCCGCGCTACCGGTCCTCGACTATGGCACGCCGATGCAGGTCAGTTTCGGCTTCGACAACGACGAAGGTCGCAAAGCCTTTTCCTTCCATTTGCTCGCCCAGGGCCAGGGGGCAATTGAAATCAGCGACTTCAGCATCAACACTGAACTGCTGGCCCCGCTGGTTCCGGGATCAATCAGCCTGGACAGCAGCAGCCAATGA
- a CDS encoding C40 family peptidase: MANFTRFFLLGLIALLSACASDVQREPVSAAAGVYSPVAEDVLIRAIGLVGTPYRYGGNTPDSGFDCSGLIGYVYRDAAGISLPRTTRAMSGMGVPVLARNALQPGDLLFFATAGGRTVSHAGIYVGEGRFVHAPSSGGTVRLDSLSNTYWTKSYLNAKRILAGS, translated from the coding sequence ATGGCCAACTTCACCCGTTTTTTTCTGCTCGGCCTGATTGCATTGCTGTCGGCTTGCGCCAGTGATGTTCAGCGCGAGCCGGTCAGTGCTGCTGCCGGTGTTTATTCGCCGGTTGCCGAAGACGTGCTGATCCGTGCCATTGGCCTGGTGGGTACACCCTACCGCTATGGCGGCAATACACCGGACAGTGGTTTCGACTGCAGCGGGCTGATCGGCTATGTCTACAGGGATGCTGCCGGTATCAGCCTGCCGCGAACCACGCGGGCAATGAGCGGCATGGGTGTGCCGGTGCTGGCGCGCAATGCCTTGCAGCCGGGTGACCTGCTGTTCTTCGCCACCGCCGGTGGCAGAACGGTCAGCCATGCCGGCATATACGTGGGCGAAGGCCGCTTTGTGCACGCGCCAAGCAGCGGTGGAACCGTCAGGCTGGACAGCCTGTCCAACACCTACTGGACCAAATCCTATCTGAACGCCAAGCGAATTCTGGCCGGCAGTTAA
- a CDS encoding DNA-3-methyladenine glycosylase I produces the protein MRDYQWLHEYCLNRFGSAAALEARLPSPNTDAELRALGDDRYLSLIALRVFRAGLKHSLVDAKWPAFEQAFFGFDPEKVVLMGGEHIERLMQDKRLIRHLGKLASVPRNAQFVLDVAREKGSFGALIADWPVSDIVGLWKYLARHGAQLGGLSAPRLLRMIGKDTFVPTNDVVAALKAQGIVDKQPTSLKELAAVQAAFSHWHAQSGRPLCQLSVMLAHTVNH, from the coding sequence ATGCGTGACTACCAATGGTTGCATGAATATTGCCTGAACCGCTTCGGCTCGGCTGCGGCACTTGAGGCGCGCCTGCCCAGCCCGAATACGGACGCCGAACTGCGTGCGCTGGGCGACGACCGCTACCTGTCGCTGATCGCCTTGCGGGTCTTTCGTGCCGGTCTCAAACACAGCCTGGTGGATGCCAAGTGGCCGGCTTTCGAGCAGGCGTTTTTCGGCTTTGATCCCGAGAAGGTCGTGCTGATGGGCGGCGAGCATATCGAGCGGCTGATGCAGGACAAGCGGCTGATCCGCCATCTGGGCAAGCTCGCCAGCGTGCCGCGCAATGCGCAGTTCGTGCTGGATGTGGCGCGGGAAAAAGGCAGCTTTGGCGCCCTGATTGCGGACTGGCCGGTCAGCGACATCGTCGGCCTGTGGAAGTACCTTGCCCGGCATGGCGCCCAGCTCGGTGGACTGTCGGCGCCGCGGTTGTTGCGCATGATCGGCAAGGATACCTTTGTCCCTACCAATGACGTGGTTGCCGCCCTGAAGGCGCAAGGTATCGTCGACAAGCAACCCACCAGCCTGAAAGAGCTGGCCGCTGTGCAGGCGGCCTTCAGTCACTGGCATGCGCAGAGTGGTCGGCCGTTGTGCCAGCTCTCGGTGATGCTGGCGCATACGGTCAATCACTGA
- a CDS encoding NAD-dependent deacylase → MQREILAVARAIDNAERILIITGAGLSADSGLPTYRGLNGLYNGLTAEGMSIEEALSGPVLRDNPALCWKYLAELGRACLDAEPNAGHRAIAELQRRKPQCWVLTQNIDGFHRRAGSPAERLISIHGDIEPLYCQSCGTEDKNLLAALEHGLPPECQACAGILRPPVVLFGEMLPEAEIDLLYSELNKGFELVLVVGTSASFPYIYEPVLRTRRAGGITVEINPDLTALSRSVDVRLEGRALDVLEKILGHILKDKI, encoded by the coding sequence ATGCAGCGGGAGATACTGGCGGTTGCCCGTGCTATCGATAACGCCGAGCGCATCTTGATCATAACCGGCGCGGGGCTCTCGGCGGATTCCGGGCTGCCGACCTACCGTGGCCTCAATGGCCTGTATAACGGTCTGACCGCCGAAGGCATGAGCATCGAGGAAGCACTCTCCGGGCCGGTTCTGCGCGACAACCCGGCACTGTGCTGGAAGTATCTGGCCGAATTGGGGCGAGCCTGTCTGGATGCCGAGCCCAATGCCGGTCATCGGGCTATTGCCGAGTTGCAGCGCCGCAAGCCGCAATGCTGGGTACTGACGCAGAACATCGATGGTTTTCATCGTCGCGCCGGCTCGCCGGCTGAGCGCCTGATCAGCATTCATGGCGATATCGAGCCTTTGTACTGCCAGTCCTGTGGTACCGAGGATAAGAACCTGCTGGCGGCGCTGGAGCACGGCTTGCCGCCAGAGTGTCAGGCCTGTGCCGGCATTCTTCGGCCACCGGTGGTGCTGTTCGGGGAAATGCTGCCCGAGGCGGAAATTGATCTGCTCTACAGCGAATTGAACAAAGGCTTCGAGCTGGTGCTGGTAGTCGGCACCAGTGCCAGTTTCCCCTATATATATGAGCCGGTATTGCGTACGCGGCGGGCGGGCGGGATCACCGTTGAGATCAATCCTGACCTGACAGCCCTGAGCCGCAGTGTTGATGTGCGCCTGGAAGGAAGGGCATTAGATGTCCTGGAAAAGATACTGGGTCACATTCTGAAAGATAAAATTTGA